From the Candidatus Peregrinibacteria bacterium genome, one window contains:
- a CDS encoding peptidylprolyl isomerase yields the protein MRFLMMLPLSLLFLSACTPPMNQDTSDNTPSTTENTDQKPFSQTADPVAGDTMATIKTSMGDIVIRLFPDIVPKTVENFTTHAKNGYYDGLIFHRVIDNFMIQGGDPRGNGTGGESIWGGTFDDEFSDKLSNIKGSIAMANSGPNTNGSQFFINEVDNTYLDFNKEPLTSKHDVFGQVVEGMDVLNAIAKVPVGQGSKPLQDVTIETIEIWTHE from the coding sequence ATGAGATTTCTGATGATGCTTCCGTTATCTCTCCTTTTTCTTTCTGCTTGTACTCCGCCCATGAACCAAGATACTTCGGATAACACTCCTTCCACCACGGAAAACACCGATCAAAAGCCATTTTCTCAAACAGCCGATCCGGTTGCAGGTGATACCATGGCGACTATTAAAACGAGCATGGGTGATATTGTTATTCGGTTATTCCCAGATATTGTTCCGAAAACTGTGGAGAATTTTACCACTCATGCAAAAAATGGATATTACGATGGACTCATATTCCATCGTGTTATTGATAACTTTATGATTCAAGGGGGAGATCCTCGTGGAAATGGAACCGGTGGAGAAAGTATCTGGGGAGGAACGTTTGATGATGAATTTAGTGATAAGCTCAGTAATATAAAAGGTTCCATTGCCATGGCAAATTCTGGACCAAATACAAATGGATCTCAGTTCTTCATTAATGAGGTTGACAACACCTATCTCGATTTTAATAAGGAACCACTCACCAGCAAACATGATGTTTTTGGTCAGGTTGTTGAAGGAATGGATGTTCTGAATGCCATTGCAAAAGTACCAGTGGGACAAGGGAGTAAACCTCTTCAAGATGTTACCATTGAGACAATTGAGATTTGGACACACGAATAG